TGATGTAATAAGAAGTATCAGCATCTATATAAGAGCAACCTAGCAAAAGGTATTATTGTCACTTTGTGTTTCTATAAGGTATCAATCCGTTGACTACAAAATTTTAAGATCTATTAAGCTGGTAACAGAACCCCTGACAGTTAACTGCAAACATGAGGTAGCCAATCACAAATTCCTGATCCTGCTTTTATATTCAACTTTTTGCCTAAAACTACAATCATTAAGACATCATAAGTAATTCTAGCCATGTCATAATTGTGGCTTTAAGGAAAGGCACATGTCGCTGATTACTTCTGAATTTCCCTCTCTTTTCACCAAAAGATATGTTTCtagaaattttataaaatattatatatatatatatatatatataatttgccaAAAATGTAGATTATTTCTAAAATTCATAATTTAGATTATtctaatatatatgtatgtatatatatatatatatatatatatatatatatatatatatatatatatatatatatatatatacacacacacacacacacacataaaccaAACCAATTACTTCAATATCATCAAGTCAACAAATAGCACAAGAAAACAGATGCACAAGAGGTCAGAGGTTTCATTTTGTCAGAACTTCACAGATTTGGAAGTATCCCATAGATTCATGGGTTAGCTAATTCGACACCAACATATAAACAAAAGCTAAAAAGGTACCATATTTCTACCAAAAAGCTTCCATTATCTACATTAGATAGAGATCCTAATGTCTAACCCTTGTCTAATTATCCCTTTGCATTTGAGACTTCCAATCCTATGAAATATCTCATATTCAGCTAGTAAGAAATGGCCTAGGGATTGATTGCATTTATTTAATATCCACTCAGTCTTTGATGCTTTCACCAATGCCAAAATCTTGGGTATTGCGAAAATGCAGCTATGACCATAATTGACATTTAATAGGCAATGATACATATTGAATCTGCATGGGGTACACATCAGGTATGTTCCAGCAATGTCCAAAATTGGAAAATGAAGAGAAAATATCATTGATACACAACGAACAAGTGAGATATGTAAATTGAACAGTATTGGGTCAGGACAGTGCAAGTCTACACACAACTAGTTATATGGTTTCTTTGAAGATTCCTAGTTTAGCTGTGTACCCTGGAAAATACTCTAAAGTATAAAGCAAGCTTATCAGAATTGACCCAGGCTTggaatttaataaaatattttatagcaaTGCCAAGTTAAAAGTGTACaagtttcttcttgtcatttccAATAAAGTTTTATCAGGTCCTAAGATCTAACAAAGTTTATGTTGGCTGTTGGCTGCGTAATGCAACCCTCCTACCTACCCTTCATCCAAATGGTGAAAATTTGGATAATAAGCGCATACAACAGTGTTGACCATATTACTGAAATCGACTACAGGATTTTATTCAGATTGTGCCAAAATATTCCATTTGTTCTATCTCATTAATTCTAAACTCAAACTGACTTCTATTAAATTGTATTAAGATATTCAATACCTTTATAATTTTTCTTTACTAAAATAAATGATAGTTTCCCTACTATATGCctaaaaatatcattaatatctctctttttaaGTCAATTTCCTGCATGTATGCTTCAAACAATCAGTATCATACTTGACTACAGGTGTTCGAAGAAAACATCGCTAAAAACTGTGAGGATTTAACACTGGCACATATGTTTATAGAAATCTTTTCCAGGTCACATTGAAAACATtaaaaccaaaaatccaatctgaaaacagaaacaaaaaataTGGGAGTGAAAAATCAGTCTATAAATTAATAACATTTGACCTATAGATCCTGTAGAAGGTTAAACATCAATCTTTAAATTACTGCTTCAGCATCTAATCTGCCAATTGTCATCATTGGAATAGCAGCTAGCTAAGTCAAAAAATATACATCATCAATGTTTTAAAAAACGTAGTATAGAAACCCATAACTATGGCAGTACCTATGCCAGTGACATAATGGGTTGTCACAAAATCCATCAGGCCCCACATTTTCAATGCATCCTTTGAACGTCCTCTATTTGTGGTTGACAAGATTACCTGACCACACAGTTCACACTGCAGGAGGAAATGATAGCAGCCATCCAATTTCAGTaaatcatatataaataaaatttcaagttTGTTTGTTTCAATGAAAAGTGAAGAGAATTAGTTTTACAATCCACTGGCGAACTCTGTCATCATTATGGTCCTTCTGAAACTCATGATCGATCATGATGTTGTATCGCCGTGTCAGTCTCTGTAGTAGGTAAAGAAATTAACTGATGTCCAAGACCACTAGATAATATTATATTACTAAACCATACTGATCACAAACCTGAGGATCTATACCTGAGTTGGAGTTTATTGAATTCATCACATCCTGGAAACTTGGACCACGGTCACTGCTCAATCGAAGTCTGCAATTCAGGCTTATGATATGATAAAAGCAGCATTTGCATCATAAACGATTAAATATATTACCTGTGATCCTTGTTGGTATGCTCAATCCAGAGGAAAGAATGAATCATCTCATCTAGTAAAACGTTTTTAAGATCAGAAGCAGTGTGGGTCTTCAACAACGGCTCAGACAGGTGTATCTCACAACCACCACCATCATAATATTGACAGTCGGCAGCATAGCTgcattaagaaagaacagatgctTGGGTCATTGATCTTGTAATTTATGAACCAGAAATAAATATTTCAAGTAATTCATGTACTACAAAATCTATAAACTGGAATTCGCCTGCATATGGTCTGTGACTTCCTTTCAAAGTCTAAAGATGTTACAACTTTAATTGAAGGCACACTGATCATTACATGAGCATTTTATTATATACAGTTAAGCAAACTTTTTAAGGCCAACTCGAGCAGGACACCATATAACAACAACAGCGATAACCCATAATGTCCCTTCTATTTATGGTTTGTGCCATAAATCTTGTACGATCGTTGAGCATTGTTTATGGCAATATCATCAGTGAAGCTACAAGCAGTCAGatctctttttattgtttctaaTAAAGCTTTGGCATGTGTCCACTTATCTCTTTTCACTGGCAAGAAAACTAATAAGAGATCAAGCAGGATACCATCTAGtctaaaaataattattagaGGATAGAACGTTCATGACAAAGCTATATATGTACCCATAGCACACGATGAAACTCAACCATCTTCCTGAAAACGATGCACCAGAATTATTACATATgaggaaataaaaatatttacaaGCAAACTTAGCTGTGATATCCCAATTATTTGGGGTCGGGTATATAGATCTTTTCTTGCCATCAAGCTTTGTACAATAAAATGTCTCTGGTTAAACTAAAAGGACTCTAATCTCTCTTTATTATTTCTAATGAAGTCTTTAGATCTCCCCCTACCTCTCCTTCACATCAGTAATCGACCAACTAATTGTAAATCTCCTTTAAGAATGTTCATATTATCTTAGACGATCTTCTCTTGTTTATCCTCTAGGCGCGcccggggagagagagagagagagaagagcatTGTCCGTCACCTGGGGTAAGGGGAGGAGGAAGCCCAGGAGAGTGCACAGGAGCCGAGGAAGTTGTAATGGCAGAAGAGTTCGTGGACGTCCGGGCGTCTCCCGACAGCCGGATTCACGCCGGCCTCCTCTCCCCTTGAATCCATTGAGGCGGAGAATGGGCTACGATGTCGTTGGTAGGGAGAAGGAAAAGGGTCGGCGCGGTCTTTCGAGGAACCGCTCCACCTTCAAGAAGTCGCTTCCACTCGTGCCCTCATGTACTTTCCTCGATGAGGGGCGGCAAGACAGGAACTAAACCAAAAAACCAACCCAACTAATGAGAGCAATGCGCGGGTATATATACAGCCCTCTTAAGACGTTTATTCTCGTATTAATCACTAATGTATGTATATATCAATGTAAAAGGGCTAATTACTTTTTTCTTATCTCTTAGTTATCACCTTGCAGCGTTGGCTAATCACTAAGAAAGTCCTTTGGACTTTTTAATCTCTTAGTTATCTTATAGTGTTAATAAGATTGAGTTTTAGATAGTCTAATAGAGTTTTTAATAACACTAAACTGAAACTGAGATAAGTTATTACAAGTAAAATGTAGTAGACAAGTGAGAACATTACAACTCGGATAAAGCATCACATAATTTCTGGTTTACTGTAGTTAACGAGGGCTCCTATGCGTCGGAAGCCTCGTCTGCAAGCTCCAGAGCATGTCGGATTATGAGCCTCAGGTCTTCGCACGACGAACCCCCTTCCATTGACTCCTTGGCCTTCTCCGCCAGCTCCTtggccctcttcctcctctcttctgctTCCGCTCCTTCCAGCAGCTCCGTGACCGCCTTCTCCACATCCTCCCGGGTGATCAGACGTTCCGCATCATCGGTCATATAAGCGATGGACGTGTTGGCCTTGAGCGCCACCCCGATCCGTAGAACTTCGACCACTAGCCTCTCGTTGA
This Musa acuminata AAA Group cultivar baxijiao chromosome BXJ1-2, Cavendish_Baxijiao_AAA, whole genome shotgun sequence DNA region includes the following protein-coding sequences:
- the LOC135607501 gene encoding uncharacterized protein LOC135607501, with amino-acid sequence MDSRGEEAGVNPAVGRRPDVHELFCHYNFLGSCALSWASSSPYPSYAADCQYYDGGGCEIHLSEPLLKTHTASDLKNVLLDEMIHSFLWIEHTNKDHSDRGPSFQDVMNSINSNSETDTAIQHHDRS